DNA from Egicoccus sp. AB-alg2:
GGGCAGGCGGCATTGCCTTGGCTCGGGACGCCTGGTGGGGCATTGCTACCGCGGGCCAGGCCTGGGCTCCGCACGACTGACCGGGTCTCCCCCGCTCCTCCACCCCGAGGCGGGATCCTCCGGACCCAGCGAGATGGTCGGCGAAGGCGCGCTCAAGTCACTCTCAAGTCCGCCGTGCGACACCTCTTTCGACACCCACGACCAAGAGGTGACCGACATGGACCGCACACCCTACGAGCCCTCGCCCCACCGGATCACCGACGACACCTGGCTGATCCCGCACACCGTCGAAGCCGAGCCTGGCGCCTACCTGCCCGTCAGCAGCCTGCTGATCCGCGGCGAGCAGCCGATCGTCGTCGACACCGGCGCGCCGGTGCACCGCCAGACCTGGTTCGAGCAGATCTTCTCGCTGGTCGACCCCGAGGAGATTCGCTGGATCTTCCTGTCCCACGACGACGGCGACCACAAGGGCAACCTGCACGAGTTGTTGGACCTGGCGCCCAACGCGACCCTGGTCGCCTGCGCCTTCCTCGACGAACGCGAGGCCCTGGAACGGCCGCTCCCCCAGCACCGACAGCGCTGGCTCGAGGACGGCGACACGCTGGATGCCGGCGACCGCCAGCTACGGCTCGTCACGCCGCCGATCTTCGACGGGCCGACCACCCGAGGGCTGTTCGACGAGCGCAGCGGTGTGCTCTGGGCCGTCGACGCCTTCGCGGCGCTGCTCACCGGCGACGGCTACGAGGCCGGCGACGTGACGCCCGAGGTGTACGACGACACCTTCCACGCGTTCAACAGCATGATCTCGCCGTGGCACCAGTGGCTGGACCCGGTGCGCTACGCCCGCCACGTCGACACGATCGCCGGCCTGCGTCCGAGCGTGGTCACCTCCTCGCACGGCCCGGTGCTGCGCGGCGGCGCGATCCCCGACGCCTTCCGTCGCGTGAAGCAGTTGGCCGGACAGCCACGCGTGCAGCCGCCGGGACAGGAGCTGCTCGACGA
Protein-coding regions in this window:
- a CDS encoding MBL fold metallo-hydrolase; this encodes MDRTPYEPSPHRITDDTWLIPHTVEAEPGAYLPVSSLLIRGEQPIVVDTGAPVHRQTWFEQIFSLVDPEEIRWIFLSHDDGDHKGNLHELLDLAPNATLVACAFLDEREALERPLPQHRQRWLEDGDTLDAGDRQLRLVTPPIFDGPTTRGLFDERSGVLWAVDAFAALLTGDGYEAGDVTPEVYDDTFHAFNSMISPWHQWLDPVRYARHVDTIAGLRPSVVTSSHGPVLRGGAIPDAFRRVKQLAGQPRVQPPGQELLDELIEATVLAGAAG